The following coding sequences lie in one Oryza brachyantha chromosome 10, ObraRS2, whole genome shotgun sequence genomic window:
- the LOC102712575 gene encoding probable 3-ketoacyl-CoA synthase 20, whose product MDRELVRTVKLATKNHAGVLCRRAVRHLPHIAAVTALVVAAPRLSTLTAAGGSWVLVLWAELGVSAPALAVALWAAALAAYTYAASRPRPVYLVDLAGYKAPAEHEASRAKTIAHFGRCGRFSAESMAFQKRMLERSGLGEATHFPTSLISLPVDMCLRTAREESHAVIFGVVDEVLRKARVAAADVGVLIFNSSLLSPTPSFTSLIVSRYKMRPDVVSHNLSGMGCSAGIIAIDLAKRLLQVHENTYALVVSTENITLNAYMGNNRPMLVTNTLFRVGGAAILLSNRRGDRRRAKYQLIHTVRTHRGAHDQSFGCVTQEEDEAGEVGVSLSKELMVVAGEALKTNITTLGPLVLPMSEQLRFLATVVLKKVFRADVKAYLPDFKLALDHFCIHAGGRGVLDELEKSLKLSPWHMEPSRMTLYRFGNTSSSSLWYELAYCEAKGRIKRGDRVWQIAFGSGFKCNSAVWRALRTVDAAALAADDNPWMKEVDMLPVDVPKVAPIDESSYHIPN is encoded by the exons ATGGATAGGGAGTTGGTGAGGACGGTGAAGCTGGCGACCAAGAACCACGCCGGGGTGCTGTGCCGGCGCGCGGTGCGCCACCTGCCGCACAtcgcggcggtgacggcgctggtggtggcggcgccgcggctgTCGACgctgacggcggcgggcggcagcTGGGTGCTCGTGCTGTGGGCGGAGCTGGGGGTGAGCGCGCCGGCCCTGGCCGTGGCGCtctgggcggcggcgctggcggcgtaCACGTACGCGGcgtcgcggccgcggccggtgTACCTGGTGGACCTCGCCGGGTACAAGGCCCCCGCGGAGCACGAGGCGTCGCGCGCCAAGACGATCGCCCACTTCGGGCGGTGCGGGCGGTTCAGCGCGGAGAGCATGGCGTTCCAGAAGCGGATGCTGGAGCGGTCGGGGCTCGGCGAGGCGACCCACTTCCCGACGTCGCTCATCAGCCTCCCCGTCGACATGTGCCTCCGCACGGCGAGGGAGGAGTCCCACGCCGTCATCTTCGGCGTCGTCGACGAGGTGCTCCGCAAGGCCCGCGTCGCGGCGGCCGACGTCGGCGTGCTCATCTTCAACTCCAGCCTCCTCAGCCCCACGCCGTCCTTCACCTCCCTCATCGTCAGCCGCTACAAGATGCGCCCCGACGTCGTCTCCCACAACCTCAGCGGCATGGGCTGCAGCGCCGGCATCATCGCCATCGACCTCGCCAAGCGTCTCCTCCAG GTGCACGAGAACACGTACGCGCTGGTGGTGAGCACGGAGAACATCACCCTGAACGCGTACATGGGCAACAACCGGCCGATGCTGGTGACGAACACGCTGttccgcgtcggcggcgcggcgatccTCCTCTCCAaccgccgcggcgaccgcCGGCGCGCCAAGTACCAGCTGATCCACACGGTGCGCACCCACCGGGGCGCCCACGACCAAAGCTTCGGCTGCGTGAcgcaggaggaggacgaggccgGCGAGGTGGGCGTGTCCCTCTCCAAGGAGCTCATGGtagtcgccggcgaggcgctgAAGACGAACATCACCACCCTGGGCCCGCTCGTCCTCCCCATGTCGGAGCAGCTCCGCTTCCTCGCCACCGTCGTCCTCAAGAAGGTGTTCCGCGCCGACGTCAAGGCCTACCTCCCGGACTTCAAGCTCGCCCTCGACCACTTCTGCAtccacgccggcggccgcggcgtccTCGACGAGCTCGAGAAGAGCCTCAAGCTCAGCCCCTGGCACATGGAACCGTCGCGGATGACGCTCTACCGCTTCGGCAACACCTCCAGCAGCTCGCTCTGGTACGAGCTCGCCTACTGCGAGGCCAAGGGCAGGATCAAGCGCGGCGACCGCGTCTGGCAGATCGCCTTCGGCTCCGGCTTCAAGTGCAACAGCGCCGTCTGGAGGGCGCTGCGcaccgtcgacgccgccgccctcgccgccgacgacaaCCCCTGGATGAAGGAGGTCGACATGCTGCCCGTCGACGTGCCCAAGGTCGCGCCCATTGACGAGAGCTCCTACCACATCCCAAACTAG
- the LOC102712297 gene encoding LOW QUALITY PROTEIN: histone acetyltransferase GCN5 (The sequence of the model RefSeq protein was modified relative to this genomic sequence to represent the inferred CDS: inserted 3 bases in 3 codons; deleted 3 bases in 2 codons; substituted 3 bases at 3 genomic stop codons), producing the protein MDAFTAPSPSHSGATSGGGASHRKRKLPPSSLSDATEDDDTTAPSTPXTSPSPSHSGDYDDDSLHTFTVARLVGAPPSPSRRPCLPXAAAAAAAAAAAPKPDAACMAAGDEEDPKGLFTDNVQNSAREEGLKREEEAGRLKFLCYSNDGVDEHMIWLVGLKNIFARELPNMPKEYIIRLVMDRTHKSMMVIRVGTTXRPYTRFXNCGQRFGEIAFCAITXDEQVKGYGTRLMNHLKQHARDADGLTHFLTYADNNAVGYFVKQGFTKEITLDKEIWQGYIKDYDGGILMEXKIDQKLPYVYSATMIRRQRQEIDQKIRELLSKCHIVYSGIDFQKEEAGRLKFLCYSNDGVDEHMIWLVGLKNIFARQLPNMPKEYIVRLVMDRTHKSMMVIRNNIVVGGITYRPYTSQRFGEIAFCAITADEQVKGYGTRLMNHLKQHARDADGLTHFLTYADNNAVGYFVKQGFTKEITLDKERWQGYIKDYDGGILMECRIDQKLPYVDLATMIRRQRQAIDEKIRELSNCHIVYSGIDFQKKEAGIPRRSIKPEDIQGLREAGWTPDQWGHSKSRSAFSPDYNTYRQQLTNLMRLLLKNMNEHPDAWPFKEPVDSRDVPDYYDIIKDPIDLKTMSKRVESEQYYVTLEMFVADMKRMFSNAKTYNSPDTIYYKCASRLESFFSGKVASQLAQASTKN; encoded by the exons ATGGACGCGTTCACGGCACCCTCGCCCTCCCACTCCGGCGCGACGTCCGGCGGCGGAGCCTCCCACCGCAAGAGGAAGCTCCCGCCGTCGTCCCTCTCCGACGCCACCGAGGACGACGACACCACTGCGCCGTCCACTC CCACCTCCCCGTCCCCCTCCCACTCCGGCGACTACGACGACGACTCCCTCCACACCTTCACCGTCGCCCGCCTCGtcggcgcgccgccgtccccgagtCGTCGACCGtgtctgc ccgccgctgcggctgcggctgcggcggcggcggctcccaAGCCGGATGCCGCGTGCATGGCTGCCGGAGATGAGGAGGACCCCAAGGGGTTGTTCACTGACAACGTCCAGAACAGCGCTCGGGAGGAGGGCCTCAAGCGTGAG GAAGAAGCTGGGAGACTGAAATTTCTATGTTATTCTAATGATGGAGTTGATGAACATATGATTTG GTTGGTAGGCTTGAAGAATATTTTTGCCCGG GAGCTTCCTAATATGCCCAAAGAGTACATTATCCGTCTCGTTATGGATAG AACTCACAAGTCAATGATGGTCATCAGAGTAGGCACTACTTAGCGGCCTTATACAAG GTTTTGAAATTGTGGCCAGAGGTTTGGGGAAATAGCTTTTTGTGCAATTA CCGATGAGCAAGTTAAAGGCTATGGGACACGATTAATGAATCACCTGAAGCAACATGCTCGAGATGCTGATGGGCTCACTCATTTCTTAACTTATGCAGATAACAATGCGGTTGGCTATTTCGTAAAGCAG GGTTTCACAAAGGAGATCACATTGGACAAAGAAATATGGCAAGG GTACATTAAAGACTACGATGGAGGAATATTGATGGAGtgaaaaattgatcaaaagttGCCATATGTTTATTCTGCAACGATGATTCGACGTCAAAGACAG GAAATTGACCAGAAGATCAGAGAGCTT CTTTCTAAATGCCATATTGTTTATTCTGGAATCGACTTCCAAAAG GAAGAAGCTGGGAGGCTGAAATTTCTATGTTATTCTAATGATGGAGTTGATGAACATATGATTTG GTTGGTAGGCTTGAAGAATATCTTTGCCCGGCAGCTTCCTAACATGCCCAAAGAGTACATTGTCCGTCTTGTTATGGATAG AACTCACAAGTCAATGATGGTCATCAGGAATAATATTGTTGTAGGAGGCATTACTTACCGGCCTTATACAAG CCAGAGGTTTGGGGAAATAGCATTTTGTGCAATTACAGCCGATGAGCAAGTTAAAGGCTATGGGACACGATTAATGAATCACCTGAAGCAACATGCTCGAGATGCTGATGGGCTCACTCATTTCTTAACTTATGCAGATAACAATGCTGTTGGCTATTTCGTCAAGCAG GGTTTCACAAAGGAGATCACATTGGACAAAGAAAGATGGCAAGG GTACATTAAAGACTATGATGGAGGGATATTGATGGAGTGCAGAATTGATCAAAAGTTGCCATATGTTGATCTGGCAACGATGATTCGACGTCAAAGACAG GCAATTGACGAGAAGATCAGAGAGCTTTCGAACTGTCATATTGTTTATTCTGGAATCGACTTCCAAAAG aaagaAGCTGGTATTCCAAGAAGATCAATAAAACCAGAAGACATCCAAGGTTTAA GGGAAGCTGGCTGGACGCCAGATCAGTGGGGGCATTCCAAATCTCGATCAGCATTTTCTCCTGATTACAATACTTACAGACAACAACTTACTAATCTAATGCGCCTGTTGTTGAAG AATATGAATGAGCATCCTGATGCTTGGCCATTCAAAGAGCCAGTGGATTCACGTGATGTTCCTGACTATTATGACATAATCAAAGATCCTATTG ATTTGAAGACAATGTCAAAAAGAGTTGAATCCGAGCAGTATTATGTTACCCTAGAGATGTTTGTAGCTGACATGAAGAGAATGTTCAGCAATGCAAAAACCTACAATTCCCCTGATACAATTTATTACAAATGTGCCTCACG ACTTGAGAGCTTCTTCTCAGGCAAAGTAGCATCTCAGCTTGCGCAAGCCTCAACGAAGAACTGA
- the LOC102718111 gene encoding chitinase 2-like, producing MGSSKLIAVVVVLLPALLAFQAPMATAANSNLFRDYIGAIFNGVKFTDVPINPRVRFDFILAFIIDYTTATSPPTPTDGKFNIFWQNAVLTPSAVASIKRSNPNVRVAVSMGGATVNDRPVFFNITSVDSWVSNAVESLTAIVRDNHLDGIDVDYEQFQVDPDTFAECVGRLITTLKSRGVIKFASIAPFDNADVQRHYQALWAKYGAAIDYVNFQFYAYAASTTDAQYVDFFNKQIVNYPGGNILASFTTAATTTSVPIQTALSACRTLQREGKLYGIFIWAADHSRSQGFKYDTEAQALLANATTGYY from the coding sequence ATGGGCTCCTCCAAGCTCATTGCTGtagtcgtcgtcctcctcccggCCCTCCTGGCCTTCCAAGCTCCAATGGCCACCGCAGCAAACTCCAACCTCTTCCGGGACTACATCGGCGCCATCTTCAACGGCGTCAAGTTCACCGACGTGCCCATCAACCCGAGAGTCCGGTTCGACTTCATCCTCGCCTTCATCATCGACTACACCACGGCGACGagcccgccgacgccgacggacGGCAAGTTCAACATCTTCTGGCAGAACGCCGTGCTCACCCCGTCGGCCGTCGCGTCCATCAAGCGGAGCAACCCCAACGTGCGGGTGGCCGTCAGCATGGGCGGCGCCACCGTGAACGACCGGCCGGTCTTCTTCAACATCACCTCCGTCGACTCGTGGGTCAGCAACGCCGTCGAGTCCCTCACCGCCATCGTCCGTGACAACCACCTCGACGGCATCGACGTCGACTACGAGCAGTTCCAGGTCGACCCGGACACCTTCGCCGAGTGCGTCGGCCGCCTCATCACGACGCTCAAGAGCAGAGGCGTCATCAAGTTCGCCTCCATCGCGCCGTTCGACAACGCCGACGTGCAGCGCCATTACCAGGCGCTGTGGGCCAAGTACGGCGCCGCCATCGACTACGTCAACTTCCAGTTCTACGCCTACGCCGCCAGCACGACGGACGCGCAGTACGTCGACTTCTTCAACAAGCAGATCGTCAACTACCCCGGCGGGAACATTCTTGCCAGCttcacgacggcggcgacgacgacgtcggtgCCGATCCAGACGGCGCTGAGCGCTTGCCGGACTCTGCAGAGGGAGGGGAAGCTGTACGGCATCTTCATCTGGGCTGCAGATCACTCCAGGAGCCAAGGATTCAAGTATGACACAGAAGCACAGGCACTGCTGGCTAATGCCACCACCGGTTACTACTAG
- the LOC102717554 gene encoding acylamino-acid-releasing enzyme 1: protein MVVLATTARTLTCPRFHSRTSTTPIVAAAAASLLLSASSSSSSRARAPASGCSLWRRSVSKISHHPTAMAAAQASEAAAEKDLPLGMDASMMDEYASQSKLLQEFVKIPTIGKAWIFNSKTENTSRAMVSVGQADLLANKRKYFLLSSHISKNASRKSVDFQWSPFPIEMSGVSAVIPSPSGKKLLVVRNSEDDSPTKLEVWGPCQLENEIHVAQSVHGSLYVDEWFEGISWNQEETLVAYVAEEPPQLKPEFNDAGYKKAGSSEKDCKSWKGKGDWEETWGETYSKKRIPALFVVNILSGEVRAVKGIPRTLSVGQVIWAPSSSYSLVFVAWSSDNGFQKTPRKLGIKYCYNRPCALYAVPDPFMEEADEPSINVSKGATAPTIKLTSNLSSGFFPRFSPDGKYLVFISAKSAVDSGAHNATNSMHKIYWPVDGKLEGLSVADVVPIVMCPQDDGFPGLYCSGILRNPWLPDGQTMILSSVWGSKEVILSVNVVSCEVARVSPQDSDYSWNVLALDKDSILAVSSSLITVPQMYYGCEVCQTGKSNQWDWQDISTPFPNLSDKISVLLADHKFSILKIPISNASDKLTDGAKLPFEAIFVSWKDSATRPTIVVLHGGPHSVYPSSYSKSLAFLYSQGYNLLVVNYRGSLGFGEEALQSLPGNIGSQDVSDVLTALNFVIKKGLIDASRVAVAGGSHGGFLTTHLIGQAPDTFVAAVARNPVCNLSLMVGTTDIPDWCFVEIYGKEGKNYFSEYPSVDDLCQFHQKSPISHISKVSTPTLFLLGAQDLRVPISNGLQYARALKERGVETKIIVFPEDMHSLDKPQCDFESFLNIGVWFKKHMSK, encoded by the exons ATGGTGGTTTTAGCCACGACGGCTCGCACTCTCACCTGCCCGCGATTCCACTCCCGCACCTCCACCACccccatcgtcgccgccgccgccgcgagttTGCTCCTCTCggcgtcctcgtcctcgtcctcgcgTGCTCGTGCACCGGCCAGTGGATGCTCCCTGTGGCGGCGCAG CGTTAGTAAAATATCACACCACCCAACAGCTATGGCTGCTGCACAAGCCTCAGAAGCAGCCGCTGAGAAAGATTTGCCTTTGGGGATGGATGCCTCCATGATGGATGAATATGCTTCCCAGTCCAAGTTGCTGCAAGAATTTGTTAAAATTCCCACTATTGGCAAGGCTTGGATCTTCAATTCCAAGACTG AAAACACATCTAGGGCGATGGTTTCTGTTGGCCAAGCAGATCTTTTGGCAAACAAAAGGAAATACTTCCTTCTAAGTTCACACATCTCAAAAAATGCCTCAAGAAAGTCTGTGGATTTTCAGTGGTCTCCCTTCCCAATTGAAATGAGTGGAGTGTCAGCAGTAATTCCATCTCCATCAGGGAAAAAGCTTTTGGTAGTACGGAATTCTGAGGACGATTCCCCTACAAAACTAGAAGTTTGGGGCCCCTGTCAGCTAGAGAATGAGATTCATGTTGCACAATCTGTTCATGGATCACTCTATGTCGATGAATG GTTTGAAGGAATATCATGGAATCAGGAAGAGACTTTAGTAGCTTATGTCGCCGAGGAGCCTCCTCAACTGAAGCCAGAGTTCAATGATGCAGGATACAAGAAGGCTGGCTCTTCTGAAAAAGACTGCAAGAGCTGGAAGGGAAAAGGAGATTGGGAAGAGACATGGGGAGAAACATATTCCAAGAAAAGGATACCTGCATTGTTCGTGGTCAATATTTTAAG TGGTGAAGTGCGAGCTGTGAAGGGCATACCAAGAACTTTAAGTGTTGGCCAAGTGATTTGGGCTCCGTCATCGTCATATAGCTTGGTTTTTGTGGCATGGTCATCTGATAATGGTTTCCAAAAGACACCAAGGAAACTTGGTATTAAATACTGCTATAACAGACCTTGTGCTCTGTATGCTGTTCCTGATCCTTTCATGGAAGAAGCTGATGAACCATCAATTAA TGTTAGTAAAGGTGCAACTGCACCTACAATCAAGTTAACATCAAACTTGAGCAGTGGTTTTTTCCCACGATTCAG TCCAGATGGGAAGTATCTTGTGTTTATCTCAGCAAAGAGTGCTGTAGATAGTGGAGCACACAATGCGACAAATTCAATGCATAAGATTTACTGGCCTGTAGATGGGAAACTGGAGGGCCTTAGTGTTGCTGATGTG GTACCTATTGTGATGTGCCCTCAGGATGATGGTTTTCCTGGTCTGTACTGCTCTGGCATCCTTAGGAATCCATGGCTTCCTGATGGACAAACTATGATTTTATCTTCTGTTTGGGGAAGTAAGGAAGTGATACTTTCTGTAAATGTTGTGAG CTGTGAAGTTGCAAGAGTTAGTCCTCAGGATTCAGATTATTCATGGAATGTTCTTGCACTAGACAAGGATAGTATCCTTGCAG TTTCAAGCAGCCTTATTACAGTCCCTCAGATGTACTACGGGTGTGAGGTTTGTCAAACTGGAAAATCAAACCAATGGGATTGGCAGGATATTTCAACTCCTTTTCCAAATCTTTCTGATAAG ATCAGTGTACTATTAGCAGACCATAAGTTCAGTATCCTCAAAATCCCGATTAGCAACGCTTCTGACAAACTCACTGATG GAGCTAAGCTGCCATTTGAGGCCATTTTCGTGTCCTGGAAGGATTCTGCAACAAGACCAACAATTGTTGTTCTTCATGGTGGGCCACATTCTGTTTACCCATCAAGCTATTCAAAATCTCTAGCATTTCTTTATTCACAGGGATATAACCTTCTTGTTGTGAACTATAG AGGTTCACTAGGATTCGGTGAAGAAGCATTGCAATCTCTTCCTGGCAATATTGGTTCTCAG GATGTGAGTGATGTATTGACGGCTTTGAACTTTGTTATAAAGAAAGGATTAATAGATGCATCTAGAGTAGCTGTGGCTGGAGGTTCACACGGTGGTTTCCTGACAACTCATTTGATTGGCCAG GCTCCAGACACTTTTGTTGCGGCAGTTGCTCGAAACCCAGTATGTAATTTATCATTGATGGTCGGCACAACTGACATACCTGATTGGTGCTTTGTGGAGATTTATgggaaagaagggaaaaactACTTCTCAGAGTATCCTTCAGTTGATGATCTTTGTCAATTCCACCAGAAATCACCAATATCACATATATCAAAG GTGAGCACGCCAACACTCTTTCTCCTCGGAGCGCAAGATCTCAGAGTTCCTATTTCTAATGGCCTACAG TATGCAAGGGCCTTGAAGGAGAGGGGAGTTGAAACCAAAATTATTGTATTTCCAGAAGATATGCATAGCCTTGACAA GCCGCAGTGTGATTTTGAAAGCTTCCTCAACATAGGTGTTTGGTTCAAGAAGCACATGAGCAAATAA
- the LOC102717281 gene encoding acylamino-acid-releasing enzyme 2 produces MDAMTSEETLQSKLLQEFTNVPSIDSAWVFNTNNENKSTAMYSISQTNLLANKKRKYILFSHIMRNDTNSPDFQWSPFPIQMGGVSVIIPSPSGSKLLVVQNGEKGSPTKLEIVSQSHVVKEIHIAQSVHGPLYTDEWFHGISWNQEETFIAYIAEESLAPKPAFDDSGYKGSSSEKDCNNWKGHGDWDEDWGETYSKKGRPSLFVLDIASGEIQPAKGISRSLSVGQVVWAPPSSCGRQTYLIFVGWLEHNGFQNTPRKLGIKYCSNRPCSLYAILCPFEESDVNNAQVGDAKSDSASVAINLTPSISSAFFPRFSKDGKLLVFLSSNRAVDSGAHNATDSLHKINWPSDWKTDQRLDIADVVPIVICPQDGCFPGLYCSSVLSDPWLSDQCTMILTSAWRSTEVILSINVLSGELTRISPQNSEYSWSVLAVDRHNVLAVSSSPIDPPQIKYGRQVPSKDQTCTWFWDEVNNPLMTANNKIKALLSHHKFSILKVPVINPCDDLSDGGKLPFEAIFVSCKDSSHKPTVLVLHGGPHSLSVSSYSKTSAFLASLGFNLLIVNYRGTPGFGEEALQSLPGKVGSQDVQDCLTALDYVIKEGLIDASKVAVVGISHGGFLTTHLIGQAPDRFVVAAARNPVCNLSLMIGTTDIPDWCYAVACGTEGRKYASESPSLDHLRLFYEKSPIAHISKVKAPLLMLLGGADLRVPISNGLQYSRALRERGGEVRIMMFPEDIHEINIPQSDFESFLNIGVWFKKHLS; encoded by the exons ATGGATGCAATGACATCTGAAGAAACTTTACAATCCAAGTTACTGCAAGAGTTCACCAATGTTCCCAGCATTGACAGTGCTTGGGTTTTCAATACCAACAACG AAAACAAATCTACAGCAATGTATTCCATTAGCCAAACAAACTTACTGGCaaacaagaagagaaaatatattttgttttctcataTAATGAGAAATGATACTAACTCTCCGGACTTTCAATGGTCTCCTTTCCCTATTCAAATGGGTGGAGTGTCAGTTATCATACCATCCCCATCGGGATCAAAGCTTCTTGTGGTGCAGAATGGAGAGAAAGGTTCCCCTACAAAGCTTGAAATTGTTTCTCAATCACATGTGGTGAAAGAGATACACATAGCTCAGTCCGTTCACGGTCCGCTTTATACTGATGAGTG GTTTCATGGGATTTCCTGGAACCAAGAAGAAACCTTCATAGCGTATATTGCTGAAGAGTCACTGGCACCAAAACCTGCTTTTGATGATTCTGGATATAAAGGAAGTTCTTCTGAGAAAGACTGTAATAACTGGAAAGGACATGGGGATTGGGACGAGGACTGGGGTGAAACTTACTCCAAAAAAGGGAGACCTTCATTGTTTGTacttgacattgctag TGGAGAAATACAACCCGCTAAAGGCATCTCAAGATCATTGAGTGTTGGTCAAGTTGTCTGGGCTCCACCATCTTCATGTGGAAGGCAGACGTATCTGATTTTTGTTGGATGGTTAGAGCACAATGGGTTTCAGAATACTCCTAGAAAACTAGGCATCAAGTATTGTTCTAATAGGCCATGTTCTCTATATGCAATTCTTTGCCCTTTTGAAGAATCAGATGTCAATAATGCACAAGTTGG TGATGCTAAATCAGACTCTGCTTCAGTAGCAATCAACTTAACTCCAAGCATAAGCAGTGCTTTCTTTCCACGGTTCAG TAAGGATGGAAAACTTCTGGTATTTTTATCTTCAAATCGTGCTGTAGATAGTGGAGCACATAATGCAACAGATTCACTGCATAAGATCAACTGGCCTTCTGATTGGAAAACGGATCAACGCTTGGATATCGCTGATGTG GTTCCTATTGTAATCTGTCCTCAAGATGGCTGCTTTCCTGGTCTGTATTGTTCTTCCGTGCTATCAGATCCTTGGCTTTCTGACCAATGCACAATGATACTCACATCTGCTTGGAGAAGTACAGAAGTAATATTATCAATCAATGTGTTAAG TGGGGAATTGACAAGAATAAGTCCACAGAATTCAGAGTACTCGTGGAGTGTTCTTGCAGTAGATAGACACAATGTTCTTGCTG TGTCAAGCAGTCCCATTGACCCACCTCAAATTAAGTATGGCCGTCAAGTTCCATCAAAGGATCAGACATGTACATGGTTCTGGGATGAAGTTAATAACCCGTTGATGACAGCCAACAATAAG ATAAAAGCTTTGTTGTCACACCACAAATTTAGCATACTAAAAGTTCCAGTCATTAACCCCTGTGATGACCTCTCTGATG GTGGTAAGCTTCCATTTGAGGCTATCTTTGTGTCCTGCAAGGATAGTTCGCACAAACCAACTGTTCTTGTCCTTCATGGTGGCCCGCACTCATTATCTGTATCAAGCTATTCAAAAACATCAGCATTTCTCGCTTCACTTGGGTTCAACCTGCTTATTGTAAATTACCG AGGTACACCGGGCTTTGGAGAGGAGGCTTTGCAGTCACTTCCTGGAAAAGTTGGATCTCAG GATGTCCAAGACTGCCTTACAGCTCTAGATTATGTTATCAAGGAAGGACTAATAGACGCATCTAAAGTAGCTGTCGTTGGTATTTCGCATGGTGGATTCTTGACAACTCATTTGATTGGTCAG GCTCCAGATAGATTTGTGGTGGCAGCTGCTCGTAATCCTGTCTGCAACCTATCACTGATGATTGGCACCACTGACATCCCAGATTGGTGCTATGCAGTAGCCTGTGGGACTGAAGGGAGGAAATATGCATCTGAATCTCCTTCACTTGATCATCTTCGCCTCTTCTATGAGAAATCACCAATAGCCCATATTTCTAAG GTGAAGGCTCCCTTGCTTATGCTTCTTGGAGGAGCAGATCTTCGAGTCCCCATTTCTAATGGCCTACAG TACTCAAGAGCTCTGAGAGAACGAGGTGGTGAGGTCAGGATCATGATGTTCCCAGAGGACATACATGAAATCAACAT ACCGCAATCGGACTTCGAGAGCTTCCTCAACATTGGGGTCTGGTTCAAGAAGCATCTGAGCTGA